A part of Halictus rubicundus isolate RS-2024b chromosome 4, iyHalRubi1_principal, whole genome shotgun sequence genomic DNA contains:
- the LOC143353360 gene encoding lamin-C isoform X1, whose translation MSTKAAKKSTTGSTSGVQSPQFTSTPIGQRPGSPLSPTRYSRLQEKQDLQNLNDRLACYIDKVRHLESENSRLSREVETTKETITREVSNIKVMYEHELSEARQLLDDTAKERAKLEIDTKRLWDTNNELKAKLDKKLVDLQVAERSLVLYETRYNDLQSQYNHSQADRKKLADKEKELEDEVEKLKALLEDARKHLSEETLQRIVLQNSIQSLKEDISFKDQIYQQELTETRTKRQIEISEIDGRLAEQYEAKFQNSLQELREQYEGQMRANREEIELLYENKIKNLSAHAQRNSGAASLAVEELRQTRTKIEGLNQKINELEATNNALNARIRDLENLRENERTRQAENLASLEAELSRIRNEMAQQLQEYQDLMDIKVALDLEIAAYRKLLESEEARLNIHPTQSSSAAPSGRSTPSRHTPLRGGKRKRTLLEESEERSSTDYSISGSARGDIEITEADPQGRFVKLTNKGNKEIGLSGWQIIRKAGSLETVFKFHRTAKIEAGATVMVWSSDIGASHEPPSNIVMKSQKWFTADTMTTALLNNDGEEMATSECKRQQLSTTVSRHRENLGFRSSEELHHQEGDPRGDEFCCLM comes from the exons ATGTCAACGAAAGCAGCAAAGAAGAGCACGACGGGCTCGACCAGCGGCGTGCAGTCGCCACAATTCACGTCAACGCCGATCGGTCAGAGGCCGGGTAGTCCTTTAAGCCCGACGCGTTACTCTCGTCTTCAAGAGAAGCAGGATTTACAGAATCTAAATGACCGATTGGCCTGTTATATCGACAAAGTGCGACATTTGGAATCGGAGAATTCCAGATTATCGCGGGAGGTTGAGACCACCAAGGAAACTATCACCCGCGAAGTATCCAACATAAAGGTGATGTATGAGCATGAATTGTCGGAGGCAAGGCAATTGTTGGACGACACCGCAAAGGAACGAGCGAAACTCGAGATTGACACAAAACGATTGTGGGATACCAACAACGAACTAAAAGCTAA ATTGGATAAAAAACTTGTGGATCTGCAAGTTGCAGAGAGAAGTTTAGTATTATACGAGACTCGTTATAATGATTTGCAATCACAGTATAATCATTCTCAAGCAGACCGTAAAAAGTTAGCTGACAAAGAGAAAGAATTGGAAGATgaagtagaaaaattaaaagcaCTATTAGAAGATGCCCGTAAACATCTTAGCGAAGAAACTTTACAACGTATTGTTCTGCAAAATAGTATTCAGAGTCTGAAAGAAGATATCAGTTTCAAAGATCAAATTTATCAACAAGAATTGACAGAAACAAGAACAAAACGACAG ATTGAAATCTCAGAAATAGATGGTCGTCTTGCTGAACAATATGAAGCTAAGTTCCAAAACTCTTTACAAGAATTGCGAGAACAATATGAGGGACAGATGCGGGCTAATAGAGAAGAAATTGAATTACTGTAtgagaataaaattaaaaatttgtcaGCTCATGCTCAGCGCAACAGTGGAGCTGCTAGTTTAGCTGTTGAGGAGTTGAGACAGACAAGAACAAAGATCGAGGGACTTAATCAAAAGATTAATGAACTTGAAGCAACTAATAATGCTCTTAATGCACGAATCAG AGATCTAGAAAATCTGCGCGAAAATGAGAGGACACGCCAAGCGGAAAATTTGGCATCCCTGGAGGCAGAATTGTCACGTATACGTAATGAGATGGCTCAACAACTTCAAGAATATCAAGATCTTATGGATATTAAAGTAGCTCTTGATTTGGAAATTGCAGCATATCGTAAACTTTTGGAGTCTGAGGAAGCAAG ATTAAATATTCATCCTACGCAGTCAAGTTCAGCAGCACCAAGTGGTAGAAGCACTCCTTCAAGACACACACCGCTAAGAGGAGGCAAACGGAAACGTACTTTGTTAGAAGAAAGCGAAGAACGCAGTAGTACTGATTACAGTATAAGCGGATCTGCTAGAGGGGATATAGAAATCACAGAAGCTGATCCTCAAGGACGATTTGTGAAACTTACTAATAAAGGCAACAAG GAAATAGGTCTCAGTGGATGGCAAATTATCCGCAAAGCTGGTTCCTTGGAAACAGTATTTAAATTCCACCGTACTGCCAAAATAGAAGCAGGGGCAACAGTAATGGTGTGGTCTTCAGATATTGGCGCTTCCCACGAACCACCGTCAAATATTGTCATGAAAAGTCAGAAGTGGTTCACAGCAGATACTATGACAACTGCACTTCTCAATAACGACGGCGAA GAAATGGCCACATCAGAATGCAAAAGGCAACAACTGTCCACAACCGTATCTCGGCATAGGGAAAATTTAGGTTTCCGATCGTCTGAGGAACTTCACCATCAAgag GGCGATCCACGGGGAGATGAATTCTGTTGCCTTATGTAA
- the Su(f) gene encoding cleavage stimulation factor subunit su(f), whose amino-acid sequence MTDDKTEFDWGNEKLQRAQKTVDESPYDLEAWSILIREAQNRPITEVRPVFEKLVTVFPSAGRYWKIYIEQEMKMRNFEKVEKLFQRCLMKILNIELWKLYLSYVKETKASLATYKEKMAQAYDFALDKIGMDIHSYSIWNDYVMFLKSVEAVGSYAENQKISAVRKVYQRGVVNPMINMEQLWKDYMAFEQNINPIIAEKMAIERSRDYMNARRVAKELEAVTRGLNRSAPSVPPTGHPEEVKQVELWKKYIAWERSNPLRTEDTSLVARRVMFAIEQCLLCLGHHPAVWHQAAHFLELSSKILTEKGDVNAAKNLSDEAATMFERATSTLLSKNMLLYFAHADFEEGRVKYEKVHQIYQKFLDIPDIDPTLAYVQYMKFARRAEGIKSARTVFKRAREDPRCKHHVYVAAALMEYYCTKDKNIAFRIFELGLKKFGDNPDYILCYIDYLSHLNEDNNTRVLFERVLSSGSLEPEKSVDIWNRFLEFESNIGDLASIVKVEKRRSAVLEKIKEFEGKETAQLVDRYKFLDLYPCTAMELRSIGYMEVSSVTRSTAGALPRIPDPEEAIASLPRPDLSQMIPYKPKVNPLPGEHPVPGGSFPLPPAAAQLCTMLPPPGCFRGPFVAVDLLMDVFNRIQLPDHAPLPIADNGCDTKLFDLAKSVHWIVDESNDGVSIGSKRRRTRLGGDDSEEEDLPPPPANDIYRQRQQKRVK is encoded by the exons ATGACGGACGATAAAACGGAATTC GACTGGGGAAACGAGAAATTGCAACGTGCTCAAAAAACAGTAGATGAATCGCCTTATGACCTGGAAGCATGGAGCATCCTCATTCGGGAAGCACAAAACAGACCTATCACAGAAGTGAGGCCAGTCTTTGAGAAGCTTGTTACAGTATTTCCTTCAGCTGGTCGTTACTGGAAAATTTATATAGAACAAGAG atgaaaatGCGCAACTTTGAAAAGGTGGAAAAG CTTTTCCAAAGGTGCCTCATGAAAATCTTAAATATTGAGTTGTGGAAACTTTACCTTTCTTATGTCAAAGAAACGAAAGCCAGTCTCGCGACGTATAA GGAGAAAATGGCACAAGCGTACGATTTTGCGTTGGACAAAATTGGAATGGATATCCATTCTTATAGTATTTGGAACGACTATGTAATGTTCTTGAAAAGCGTAGAAGCAGTTGGCTCATACGCTGAAAATCAAAAAATTAGCGCAGTTCGCAAG GTATATCAACGCGGTGTTGTGAATCCTATGATAAATATGGAACAATTATGGAAAGACTACATGGCGTTTGAACAAAATATTAATCCAataattgcagagaaaatgGCAATTGAGCGATCCAGAGATTACATGAACGCGAGACGGGTCGCCAAGGAATTGGAAGCTGTAACTAGAGGATTAAATCGAAGCGCTCCCAGCGTGCCTCCAACTGGGCACCCAGAAGAAGTTAAGCAG gttgaattatggaaaaaatatATCGCGTGGGAGCGTAGTAATCCCTTAAGAACAGAAGACACTTCGTTGGTTGCTCGAAGAGTAATGTTTGCCATCGAACAGTGTCTACTGTGCTTGGGTCATCATCCAGCAGTCTGGCATCAAGCAGCACATTTCTTAGAATTAAGTTCAAAGATACTAACGGAGAAGGGAGATGTAAACGCTGCGAAAAATTTAAGTGACGAAGCGGCTACAATGTTCGAAAGGGCAACTAGCACGCTATTATCGAAGAATATGTTGTTATATTTCGCACACGCAGATTTTGAGGAAGGGAGAGTGAAATACGAAAAAGTTCATCAAATATATCAAAAGTTTCTCGACATACCCGATATCGATCCCACATTG gCATATGTACAGTACATGAAATTCGCGAGGCGCGCAGAGGGTATAAAATCTGCTAGAACAGTTTTTAAAAGAGCCAGAGAAGATCCAAGATGCAAACATCATGTATACGTTGCTGCTGCATTAATGGAATATTACTGCACTAAAGACAAAAATATTGCATTTCGGATATTTGAGTTaggtttaaaaaaatttggagACAATCCTGATTACATACTTTGTTACATCGACTACTTATCGCATTTAAATG AGGACAATAACACCAGAGTTCTGTTTGAGAGGGTTTTATCTTCTGGTAGTTTAGAACCGGAGAAATCAGT TGACATATGGAATCGCTTCTTAGAATTCGAGTCAAATATTGGAGATTTGGCTAGCATTGTTAAAGTCGAAAAGAGGCGCAGTGCAGTTTTAGAAAAA atcAAAGAATTTGAGGGCAAGGAAACTGCACAATTAGTAGACAGATACAAGTTTTTGGATTTATATCCTTGTACTGCAATGGAGTTGAGATCTATAGGCTATATGGAAGTATCCAGCGTTACCAGGAGCACCGCTGGTGCGTTACCACGAATTCCAGATCCGGAGGAAGCTATAGCATCTTTACCCAGACCTGATTTGTCACAAATGATACCGTATAAACCAAAAGTGAACCCACTACCTGGAGAACATCCAGTTCCCG GTGGTTCTTTTCCGCTGCCGCCAGCAGCAGCACAACTTTGTACCATGCTCCCACCACCTGGTTGTTTCAGGGGACCATTTGTAGCGGTGGACTTGCTCATGGACGTCTTCAACAGAATTCAGTTACCAGACCATG CTCCATTACCGATAGCGGATAACGGATGCGACACAAAATTGTTCGACCTCGCGAAATCAGTGCACTGGATCGTCGACGAGAGCAATGACGGAGTCAGTATCGGATCGAAACGTAGAAGAACGCGCTTAGGTGGCGACGATAGTGAAGAGGAGGACCTGCCGCCACCACCAGCGAACGACATATACCGCCAAAGACAACAGAAACGAGTCAAATGA
- the LOC143353360 gene encoding lamin-C isoform X2, with translation MSTKAAKKSTTGSTSGVQSPQFTSTPIGQRPGSPLSPTRYSRLQEKQDLQNLNDRLACYIDKVRHLESENSRLSREVETTKETITREVSNIKVMYEHELSEARQLLDDTAKERAKLEIDTKRLWDTNNELKAKLDKKLVDLQVAERSLVLYETRYNDLQSQYNHSQADRKKLADKEKELEDEVEKLKALLEDARKHLSEETLQRIVLQNSIQSLKEDISFKDQIYQQELTETRTKRQIEISEIDGRLAEQYEAKFQNSLQELREQYEGQMRANREEIELLYENKIKNLSAHAQRNSGAASLAVEELRQTRTKIEGLNQKINELEATNNALNARIRDLENLRENERTRQAENLASLEAELSRIRNEMAQQLQEYQDLMDIKVALDLEIAAYRKLLESEEARLNIHPTQSSSAAPSGRSTPSRHTPLRGGKRKRTLLEESEERSSTDYSISGSARGDIEITEADPQGRFVKLTNKGNKEIGLSGWQIIRKAGSLETVFKFHRTAKIEAGATVMVWSSDIGASHEPPSNIVMKSQKWFTADTMTTALLNNDGEEMATSECKRQQLSTTVSRHRENLGFRSSEELHHQERRYLYPY, from the exons ATGTCAACGAAAGCAGCAAAGAAGAGCACGACGGGCTCGACCAGCGGCGTGCAGTCGCCACAATTCACGTCAACGCCGATCGGTCAGAGGCCGGGTAGTCCTTTAAGCCCGACGCGTTACTCTCGTCTTCAAGAGAAGCAGGATTTACAGAATCTAAATGACCGATTGGCCTGTTATATCGACAAAGTGCGACATTTGGAATCGGAGAATTCCAGATTATCGCGGGAGGTTGAGACCACCAAGGAAACTATCACCCGCGAAGTATCCAACATAAAGGTGATGTATGAGCATGAATTGTCGGAGGCAAGGCAATTGTTGGACGACACCGCAAAGGAACGAGCGAAACTCGAGATTGACACAAAACGATTGTGGGATACCAACAACGAACTAAAAGCTAA ATTGGATAAAAAACTTGTGGATCTGCAAGTTGCAGAGAGAAGTTTAGTATTATACGAGACTCGTTATAATGATTTGCAATCACAGTATAATCATTCTCAAGCAGACCGTAAAAAGTTAGCTGACAAAGAGAAAGAATTGGAAGATgaagtagaaaaattaaaagcaCTATTAGAAGATGCCCGTAAACATCTTAGCGAAGAAACTTTACAACGTATTGTTCTGCAAAATAGTATTCAGAGTCTGAAAGAAGATATCAGTTTCAAAGATCAAATTTATCAACAAGAATTGACAGAAACAAGAACAAAACGACAG ATTGAAATCTCAGAAATAGATGGTCGTCTTGCTGAACAATATGAAGCTAAGTTCCAAAACTCTTTACAAGAATTGCGAGAACAATATGAGGGACAGATGCGGGCTAATAGAGAAGAAATTGAATTACTGTAtgagaataaaattaaaaatttgtcaGCTCATGCTCAGCGCAACAGTGGAGCTGCTAGTTTAGCTGTTGAGGAGTTGAGACAGACAAGAACAAAGATCGAGGGACTTAATCAAAAGATTAATGAACTTGAAGCAACTAATAATGCTCTTAATGCACGAATCAG AGATCTAGAAAATCTGCGCGAAAATGAGAGGACACGCCAAGCGGAAAATTTGGCATCCCTGGAGGCAGAATTGTCACGTATACGTAATGAGATGGCTCAACAACTTCAAGAATATCAAGATCTTATGGATATTAAAGTAGCTCTTGATTTGGAAATTGCAGCATATCGTAAACTTTTGGAGTCTGAGGAAGCAAG ATTAAATATTCATCCTACGCAGTCAAGTTCAGCAGCACCAAGTGGTAGAAGCACTCCTTCAAGACACACACCGCTAAGAGGAGGCAAACGGAAACGTACTTTGTTAGAAGAAAGCGAAGAACGCAGTAGTACTGATTACAGTATAAGCGGATCTGCTAGAGGGGATATAGAAATCACAGAAGCTGATCCTCAAGGACGATTTGTGAAACTTACTAATAAAGGCAACAAG GAAATAGGTCTCAGTGGATGGCAAATTATCCGCAAAGCTGGTTCCTTGGAAACAGTATTTAAATTCCACCGTACTGCCAAAATAGAAGCAGGGGCAACAGTAATGGTGTGGTCTTCAGATATTGGCGCTTCCCACGAACCACCGTCAAATATTGTCATGAAAAGTCAGAAGTGGTTCACAGCAGATACTATGACAACTGCACTTCTCAATAACGACGGCGAA GAAATGGCCACATCAGAATGCAAAAGGCAACAACTGTCCACAACCGTATCTCGGCATAGGGAAAATTTAGGTTTCCGATCGTCTGAGGAACTTCACCATCAAgag AGAAGATATCTCTACCCATATTAA